AGCCTAAATTGTCCAAAATATCcaccttatggagttcccttatgaTGTAGAGGATTAAAgagtcagcattgtcactgcagcagctcagatcactacTGACAGTTAAGATTCATTGATCTTAaagagatttccttttttctgaagGATATGAATTGGAGAATCttaagtttcttttatttctgcaaaGGCCTTTGGAAGATGATTAAAGTAGACTTCATTTATTATTCATTGGCATGCCcgcaggatgtggaagttctggccagggatcgcaccttgccacagcagtgacctgggctgctgcagtggcaatcaGTCTTAACCACTGCAACAAGGAATgtgtttcttaaataatttttgctaccctaaaattttatttgtaatttcatgttttttatttaaactgccctttaattttctttgatttcctttgacCCATAGATACATATGATAATTAGTTTTCAAATATTATGGTTTTCCagtctttaatatttatttctatgttaaTTACACAGTCTTCAGTAAACATACATTTATGGCTTGAGTGTTGTGAATTCTTGAGACTTTTGTCACCCAGATTATGTATTATGATAAGTTTGTGTGTTACTGGAAAGAATGAGTATTCTTTGATATTGGGTGGAATATTCTAAAAGTGTCAATTAGATTAATGTTTGTTCAAATCTCCTATATTAtagttttaataacattttataccAATTATTGAGTATATTGAAACTTCTGACTATAATTGTGCATTTGAGTGCCTTGTCAAATCAAGCCATTTGTCAAATTGTGGGATTGGCAGCCAAAGTTGGAAATAGCATGAATTTTGAAAGTCAGTAAACCATTCTTTGAAAGTCAACTGAGCATATAGAATTACAGTGAagtttactgtatttttattatttatattatattagtaacttatatatgtctgtgtatatttTTCTGAGAACTGGTTGTTAAACATTACCAAACACTATTTTTCTGCTAAATGCTTTCAAGGATCTGGACTTGACTGAGTACCATGTTACTTGAGTCATAGTTATATCAGCATATGCAAagcaaacatttatattttcatagaaGCTCCAAAACaactactgaaaaaataaaaagtcttatcAAGCAAAGAGATAAACACAAAGGTAATTCTGGAAAAGCTGGAAAATTCACACCTATGATGCCTCAGAAAAGGCCGTTATATTTCCCAATTCTAAATGAAGTTACTATCAAACTgagcaaaacactttttttttttctttttcagggccacacccgtgacatatggaggttcccaggataagagtcgaattgtagctatagctgccagcctatggcacagccacagcaacgtgggatccaagccatgtctgctaccttcaccagagctcatggcaacaccagatctcaacccactgagcgaggccagggatggaacctgcatcctcatggatcctagtcgggttcattaactgctgaggcacaatgggaactccgagcaaAACACTTTTTACAAGGAGATATAGAAAATGTTTTTGCTGAgacaagaaaatgtaaatatcataTGGATGTTTTAGGCATTCATATTCTCAGAATTTGTTAATGTTCACCTGTTTTTGATTATGTATAACTCTATTTCTGTCAACAGTGGAAAACGTTTTAGGGTAACGTCAGTGTATCAGAAATTTTTAGAACTATCTGGGGGATAAAAATATATGGTTTTAATTGTCAAAAACTTCAGAGAGGAAATTCCTAAGAGAAGCAAAAGCCTTCTTTTCCTAGGAGGTTCTTTCCATAGGAGCCTCAAATGAGCTCCAGGCTCACTCTtaacaaattgaaagaaaataatgggTTGTGGATCAACCATCTGCATAGTTTCCTAAAGACGTTTCATTGTGTGGGTATTGGGGTGTTACAGAAATGTCAATACCATGCTTAGAGTAACTCTGAAATTTAGTacaaaaagtattaaatatattgtAGTATTAAAGCCTGAACTTCACAATGAAGATATAGTACCTATGCCCCAAATAGCAAAGATCAACATTTATTATGTAAAAACTATAGGAGATACAAGGATAAATAGAACAGGCACACTGGATGTAGGAGACTTTATCACACagacagattttttattttttccgtttagggccgcacctggggcatatggaagttctggggctagctagaactggagctgtagctgccagcgtgtgccacagccacaacaatgttggatctgagccccatctgtgacctacccatctgcagcttgcagcaacaccagatctttaacccactgagtgaggccagggatggaacatgcattctcatggacactatgttgggttctttacccactgagccacagtgggaactcttaagatctatttattttaataccTCATGCTTATGTCCTGGGAGAAATCATCTTTTTAGAATTCCTTAATGATAACTTTTCTGTAACTCTTTATTAATGTTCAGAAAGAAAGTCCTTCAGTGATTATTAAAACTAAAttctggaatttttattaaattcccaTTCTCATTTATGTTATATCAAATCACTCAAGCTCAGAAAAATTTCAGGGTATGTACATATAAAAAGATAAGTGATATAATGGCATTATCCTTAGTTAAACTAGGAAACACTCTTGGTTCCTAGATCCCATTGCAAGGTGTGAGGTCTAATTATTACAGACAAATAAAAGTACTCATGttgatcttaaaaattaaataaaaatataggtgaAGTAAGTGAGatcaaaagcaataaaaggagaataaaacCTGAAGGACAAGGAAGTTGAAAATAATATCAGATGgagaaatataatattaatagttGTGTTAGACGTCAGTTCCACATAAAGTTCAAGGCATGAATTTCTGTCTGATTAAAATTTATCTAAGAAGCATTTTTTGACCAGCTTCTTAAAGGACTCCTTTACCTGCTGGTTCCTTAGGGAGTAAATAAAAGGATTTAGCATTGGGACAACAGAGGTATTAAGACTGCTATCCCCTTGGTCAAAGCCCCTCCTTCTTTGGCGGAAGTTTTAACATACATGAAAATGCAACTTCCATAAGAAATGGAGACAACAATTATGTGTGAGGAGCAAGTGGAAAAggcctttttcctttgctcagcAGAGGGGATCCTCAGAATTGTTTTAAGGATGAATGCATAAGAAAGAATCACCAGTGTTAAGGTTACCATGAGCATGAATGTTGCCAAGAAAAATGCCATGAGCTCTAGGAATGCTGTGTCTGTGCAGGAGATTAGAAGCATGGGAGAAGAGTCACAGGTGAAGTGGTCAATGATGTTGGAGTCGCAGAAATCCAGCTGAAGTCCCATGATCACAGGTGGAAAGATAATGAGAAATCCAGCCAGCCAAGAACTAACGACAAGCTGGTTGCAGATTCTGCTGTTCATTATTGTGGTGTAATGCAGGGGCTTCCAAATGGCCACGTACCAATCATAGGACATAGCAGTCAGAAGGAAAAATTCTGTTGCACCAAGGAGTATGAAGAAAAAGACCTGGGCCATGCAAGAATGATAGGAAATGGTCCTGTCTCCTGTTACAATGCTGACCAGAAAGCGAGGAATACACACTGTGGTGAATGAGATTTCTAGGAAAGAGAAGTTCctaaggaagaaatacatgggagttTTGAGGTGTGACTCTATCAGAGTGAGGGTGATAATTGTCAGGTTTCCAGTTATACTCAGtatatatgtgaaaaatagaaatagaaaaatcaaaacatttagcTTTGGatcatctgttaatcccagaagTATGAATTCATTTACAGAtgtgtaatttttcatttcttagttgCTTCTTCCAGGCTTATAAATGCAAACAAGAAACAAGATTTAGTGAATAcaggattactttttaaaaatctcctctgctggtataaaaaaatgtataatataatgGACTAATAAATTATTAACCAGATTTTACTGAGTTCTGAAAATGTATCTAAGCCAGGACAGAAAAACTTGTATCTTATAGATCACAGTGAGTCAGTTTGATAGGACTAATAATCACATTTGTATAGAAATATACTTATCAAATGTGTTgcactttcttttaaaagtttgatcATATGTGTAAAAAAATTAGGTAGACCTCTACAACATGTTCTAATGTTCAGTCACCACATGTTCTaatgatttttctgaaaatgaaacattttgaaGTTTGTCCTTTTCGAGAgttattttccataattttttcaagGTCTATAATGTCATTCCTGCCTACAAAGATAATTAATAACTTACTGAAAGGGTCAGAGCCATCAAAATTAATAGTTATATACTAGTAatcaaataatattcttttgaGAATTAAATCATGACCTTTCATTTTTTAGAAGACATTCTCATAACCAAAGTTCATTGAGCTAAGTtataaattgacagaaaatgaaaaaatcgatgagatgagaaatgaaaaatatactcacAATTGTGTAATCCCATGTGGTAGTAATTTGACTGACTGTTCAAACCCAAATATTCTGTTGCTTTCATTTGAGAGTCCGTGTGTGATGCTTTACTTTTGGAGTATTTCATGGATTTCACAGCTTGTTTCTGCCTTTGCTTTTCTTGTGTGATAAGAAGTTTACATAGTGTGTAGGTGGAGGTGGGCAGAATGTTCCTGGCTGTATAGAGTGAGATGAAACATACTGAAGAATAGGACCAATTGAAAGCATTTTCCTGATATTGAGAAGGCCCTGGCAGGAAGGTGACAGTCCCAGTGGCTGGTGGCAGGTGCTACATCCAGAAGACAAGCAGGGTATTGAGGAGCTCCTACAACGTGTGATCCACGAAAGCCTTGGCGACGTGGTGGCAAAGCTCTGTGGGCCGTCGCAAGAAGTCAATTCATGTTATATCTGAAAGGCTGAGACTAAAGTAGGATTGCAAAGTTTTTTCTTAAGAAACAATGCCTCTGGTCCTAACTTGTTTGGGAGGGAAGTTAGAATTCCTGGAAATGGGAGAGAGTAGCAACCAAATGAACCCCTGTCCTTAGTCTCTAACTGCCTGCAAAGCAGAATCAGGAACTAAGGTTGCCTGGAATGTGTGTAAGACTCCCCAAAAAACTACATtggtgaaagaaaaaggaagagaagaaagtggGATAAGGGCAATAGTTACTTCAGTGAAACAGGCAAATAGAGGTGATAGAGTTAggttgttttgtttcgttttttcagctgcacccacagcatatggaagttctggggccattgatcgaatctgagctgcccctgcgacctatgctgcagttgcagccatgCGGGATTCTTCTTAACTCACCTCACCAatattgaacctgcaccaccgcaGAGACAACTCTGGACCCtgaaccccctgcaccacagcaggaactccaaagtcatgTGTTTTGGTGGTTAGTGAAGTGGAGCTCTTAGTTCATGAGGAGGGAACTCAGACCCTTCTGAATGAGAATCAAGAAATAACAGCTATAGAAAAGAAGTGAGCTGCATGGCCTATGAGTAGAaattcaggagaaagaaaatcctTGGGATGTAAAGAACTATCCCGAATTGCACTGTCTAAGGCCAGGCATTTAGTGTCTCTGGTTTCCCCCAAATTCTATAAAAATAGCAGTGACCTAACCTTAGATGCAAGGAAAACCTGGTAATGCAATATCTTACTTGGTTATCAGTACCTTTTGAAAGAGAGATGGTTATGGTTCTAATTCTTGTTTTACTTTCGTTACCTTCCACTATGAAGACTAGGCTTTCTAACTATTGTCTCCAAAACAAACAGATTCATTTTATCTGTCTTTTCCTCAGAATAGTCACAGGGGATTCTTACAGTGAAACAGCATTAAAATGCCTCTGGAGAGAGTTCTTATTAGTTCACTCTAAATTTAGTTGAATAATTCTAATTGGGTATCCttgggaaatatatttttttaaagtattaagtaGAGAGGTGTATAATGCAAGGAATAACCAGTGAAGAAACAGCAGTCTTTGAAATTTTGGATTTCATAttgtcaatattattttatttttacttgaaataaaTGTCTACCATGGCAGTGTATTTCAACTAATGTAAActggagaaaaagcagaaaatagcaagaggaggatttcccattgtggcacactgTGTTGAGAACCCACCACAGTGTCTgtgcggatgcaggttcaatccctggcctcactcagtgggttgaagatatgatgttgccataagctgtggtataggttgcaaatgcagcttagatctggtgttgctgtggctgtggtgtaggctggcagtcacagctctgattcgacccttagcctgggaacttccctatgccacaggtgttgtcctaaaaaagaaaaaagaaaaaagaatagcaagAGGAAAGGGTTGCAAGGATGTAAAATCCGCTATTCAAGTGTTTTGCTTGTTAtacatttgttaaatgagtaCCTATCATCAGCAGATAGGCACATTCTCaagatacagcaaaaattgagagactgacatacacacataaaactcATGAAATTGATTATcttaaaaatttccttaaatattgCTTCCTTCACAGTAGAGTTTGAGGCAGGCAAAATTTGtctgctgtttttattataattgttatttttttcctactctcgACGTGATTTATTGCTGCCGATGGGAGCAGAGGTACTGTTAGGGTTCTCCACCATAAAGTTGCTTTGCCCCTTCAGCCTCCACTTTCTACACCCTATTCTTCAGAAGGAAAGTCCTCTGTGCAGCTCACACTAAAGGGGTGGGAATTAAGCTCTGCCCCACTGAAGGTGGAATATCTATATGTATTATTTGGGATTCCTTTCCATGGGTAATCTGtatattctttctcatttattaatttattcaattatttatttatctcagtTGGATTCATGGATGTTTGTTTTATACTTTCAGTTATACCCAATGCTGTTTTACTTTGTTGCTAAATTTTTTCAGCTTTGGCCCCTGGGAACTCTTCCAGTTGGCTATTGTTTCCTTCGATGTATAGACAttacattgctttaaaaaaaaattatttcttttctggaCCTATGAGATGCTTTAGGGTCAGCTTGTGTATTCCTTACCACATCCATCTAATCTGACATTTCTCCACTGAtacctggttccttttattggagaatggtattaggAACCAAGTACTCAGCTCTGGGTGTGTTCGTTCTACTGTGGTGTCACTGCTTCTTGATCCTATAGGAGGATAGAACCAGGAAATATATGTGAGCCTACTAACCTGTGCATAAATATGTGTATGCAAATATTACTCTGTGTTACTTCCTGAATCTATATTAAGCTAAAAATGGGTCCATACTTATATGATACTTCATGACTACATAGATTGTAATAGCTTGTTCTTCTTTATAACCTCCCACTGCAAAACTGAGAATTCTGGCTTCATCATCTACCACCCATTTACTTGTTCAATACCtacctacatacatacattacCAGAATTATTGATCTATACCATGATGGGAAACTACTTTATTAACCAGAATGTAGTacttatatatgcttttttttttggtcttagagATTTCAGTCATTTCTTAAGTTTCTTAGGTCAATAATGTTCAGTCCTATCACCTTTAGTAAGATTATTGCAAACATtgaaaatactgttattttttcAGGGGGGTCATTTTCCACATTTCATTCCATGATCCCTTAAccacttaaattattttcaaacattttgataaattaaaatttactctTTGTAATGCAATGAtctatgaattttgacaaatgcatagtACTATGAATTCACCATTTGAATTATATACAGAATAGGCTCTTTGCCTGGAGTCCTCATTCACCTCACCTATGTaagcttctctttctctcaacAATCCTTGGAAACCATTGATCTTTTTgcattttgtatagcttttctttttctagaagatCATATATCTGGAGTCATACAGTATGTTACCTTTTCAAATGCTTCGTTCAGTTATAAATATTGATTTGAGTCATCCATGTCTGTTCAttgtttgatagctcatttctttctctcagtgAATGTATCAATGGACCAcactttattcatccattcatctatataGGAGCAGCTTGGATACTTTTAGTTTTTCATGATTATCAATAAAGCTTCTATGAAATATTTGCATGCAATTTTTTGTGGACATGAGTTTTCAAATCACTTGAGTAAACATCAGGGGCTGcaatttctggatcatacagaagactatatttagattttaagaagtgcaaaatgtcttccaaagtgattatatcattttgttttacCATTAGCAATAAATGAgagtatcagagttcctgttgctctgcaTTATCTCTAGCAAGTGGTGTGTCAATGTTTTACAAATGAGTGTAAATGAGCATGTGCATAGTTGTAGCGCACTGTTTTAATTTGTGGTCACCTAAAGACAATGAtgctgaacatattttcatatacttattttccTCCTATATTTCAACCTTTGGGGAGGTGTCTGTGGAATCATCTTCTCACTTTTTAtttaggttgttcatttttttattattgaattttaagaggCTTTTTGGGTAAATTTTGCATAAACAGCCCTCTATCAAATATGtattttccagtattttctcccagtctatggcttgtcCTCACAATGTTGACAGAGCCTATTGCAGCcagaaactttaaattttaatgaggACAAGCTTAACCATTATTTCTTTCACAGGTGATATCTTtattgttatatataaatatcattgtCATATCCAAAGTCCTCTCTATATTTTTGATGAGGTatctatt
The DNA window shown above is from Sus scrofa isolate TJ Tabasco breed Duroc unplaced genomic scaffold, Sscrofa11.1 Contig1955, whole genome shotgun sequence and carries:
- the LOC106507486 gene encoding olfactory receptor 6C76-like, which encodes MKNYTSVNEFILLGLTDDPKLNVLIFLFLFFTYILSITGNLTIITLTLIESHLKTPMYFFLRNFSFLEISFTTVCIPRFLVSIVTGDRTISYHSCMAQVFFFILLGATEFFLLTAMSYDWYVAIWKPLHYTTIMNSRICNQLVVSSWLAGFLIIFPPVIMGLQLDFCDSNIIDHFTCDSSPMLLISCTDTAFLELMAFFLATFMLMVTLTLVILSYAFILKTILRIPSAEQRKKAFSTCSSHIIVVSISYGSCIFMYVKTSAKEGGALTKGIAVLIPLLSQC